The Lathyrus oleraceus cultivar Zhongwan6 chromosome 5, CAAS_Psat_ZW6_1.0, whole genome shotgun sequence genome includes the window TCGACTCTTCGAAGAAGAGAAAGGTCAAACTTTTTGATAATAGCTCATTGCAAGCAGAAGGTACTGGAGACAAAGTCATTTAAAGGAGCAATGAAGGAAAAGCTATGATCAAAGATGTACTATATGTACCTAAAATGAAGTGCAATATGCTAAGTGTCAGACAACTGGTCAAAAAGGGTTTCTCAGTGGTTATGAATGATGAAGCCTTGGAACTATTCGACACTCAGAATAATTTGGTCTTGAAATCTCCTTTGTTGAAGAATAGGACATCCAAGACCATGATCAGTTCGACTGAAGTACAATGTCTAAATATTGTTGTTGACCACAAGCATAATTGGTTGTGGCATTTGAGATTTGGACATTTGAACTTTCGATCACTTAATCAACTGATTATTGAAGATATGGTAATTGGTATACCAAGTCTTAAGATACCCAAAAAACTCTATGAAGGTTTCTTAGTCGAAAAGCAATCTAGAAAGTCTTTCATTTCGACTACGCCAATGCAATTCTCTTGCATACTAGAAGTAGTATATTCCGATGTATGTGGCCCGTTTGAGGATCATACCATTGGTGGAAACAATTATTTTGTATCATTTATCGATGAGTATAGGTGAAATCTTTGGATCTATGTGATCAAGCGAAAGGGCAGAGTATTTGCAATCTTTAAATACTTATCGAAAACCagagtgaaaagaagatcaaagtTCTGCGAACAAATGGAGGTGGTGAATATACATCAACAATGTTTGAAGAATTTTGTGCAGAGTATGATATTGATTATGAGGTAACTACTTCTTAAATgcctcaacataatggaatagcAGAAAGAAGAAACATGATCATATATGATATGACGAGATGCATGCTGAAGTAGAAGAATTTTCCAAAATCCTTATGGGGTGAAGCTGTTTCCACTATTGTTTATATTCTTAACAGGTGCCCTACCAAGAAGCTGAAGAACAAGGTTCCTGAAGAAGTGTGGAGTGGAAAACGACCATCCATGAGAAGATCGTGATGAGTTGAGATATTGTTATTGATGAAAATTATGCCTGGGATTGGAATTTTGGTGATCCAATTAATAAGCCATTGATGAGTTATGGCATCAACGAAGAAATCGATGAAGTCGAAGTCGATGCAATTGGCTATATTCTAATTGAAGAAATTAATGACATTCCCAAAACAATCGAAGTCGAAGAGGGTATGGCTAGCATAAGCTAGAGACCTCAAAGAACTAGAGTTCGTAGACTACAAAGTGACTGGTGATGATGAAGTCATACAAGATGGAAAACTAGTTCATTTTGCTTTACTTGCAAGTGCTGAACCAATCAACTATAGCGAGGCTTTAAATAATATATAGTGGAAGTCTTATATGGTTGAAGAGTTATAATCAATCGAAAGAAACAACATATGGGAGTTAGTCCAATTGCCGACACAAACAAAAGCTATCAAAGTGAAGTGGGTGTTCAAGTTGAAGCACAATATTGATGGGTCGATAGCAAGACATAAGGCGAGATTGGAAGTTTGAGGATTTCTTCAGAGATCAGGACTCGACTACTCTGAAGGATATGCACCAGTCGCAAATTTGGAGACTGTCAGATTGGCTGTAGCCTTGGCATGCAACCAAGGCTGGTcgacatttcacttagatgtgaaatcatCATTTTTGAATGGTACCTTAGATGTGAAATCATCACTTTTGAATTGAGATTCGTTAAATGCAAATTTGAGCTAGGGACATCATTTTTGATGTGAAATAATCATTTTTGAATTGAGATTCGTTAAATGCAAATTTGAATATGGTGTCTATGTTAAGGTTGTGGCACAAGATAAAACAATCATCTTCttatatgtcgatgacttgttaGTAACTAAAAATAACTTAGAGAACTTGTCGAAGTTCAAAGAGCTAATGAaaaaggaatttgaaatgtcgaATCTAGGAAAGTTATCGTACTTCATAGGCTTGGAATTTCAAATGTTGAAGCAAGGCATGATGCTACATCAAAGAAATCATGTCAaagagatactcaagagatttaGGATGGAAGACTCAAATCCTGCATCCTCACCTGTCGAACCAAATTTGAAATTGAAGAAGCATGGAGAGGGAGAAAAAGTCGATGtcactttgttcaaacaaatttTCGGATCTCTGAGATATGTGTGCAACAATCGACCTGATATAAGTTTCTCATCCGAATTAGTCAGCAAATACATGAGtgaaccaagggtgtcacacatgaaagttgcaagaagaatcctgagatacttaaaaggatcgaCAAACTTTGGAATTTTATTTCAACGAGATTCTGAAAGCAAAGAAGTTATGATTAAGTACTATTCACATGTTGATTGGTATGGAGACAAGGAAGATCAAATAAGCAGAACTGGTTACTTCTTTCAAGTATTTGATACTCCAATCTCGTGGTGCTCAAGAAATCAACATGTGGTGTCATTATCATCATGTGAGGCTGAATATATAGTGGGATCCTATGCTGTTTATCAAGCAATCTGGATCAGATCTGTGTTGGAAGAGATGGAGGTCAAAGTGAAGAAACCTCTGGTGTTGTAGATCGACAACAAGTCAATCATTAATATTGAAAGAATTCAGTTATGCATGGGAGAAGTAAGCACGTTGAGGCTAGGTTTCATTATCCAAGGAAGAAGGTAAACCAGGGTGAACTTGAAGTGAGACATTACACGAGTTAAGCACAGTTGGCCGACATTTTCACCAAATGATTGAAGATCGACAAATTTCTAAATTTAAGAAAGAAATTATGAATAGCTCAGATCGATTATGATTAGCTAGTGCTTAGTAACTTGGATTATAAGGGGGTATGTTGAGAGTATAATCCATGTTGTGTAGCCAAAGCCCAAATTAGTTAGGATTAGAGTTAGTTACTTAGAATACAAATAACTTTGTATTGTAAATACATGCATATTATAATTTAGTTTTATAACTTTCAATACTAACAATTCTTATTTTTCAgtctctctctttctctctttcaCTAAAATGTCTCACACACTAACAATGCTAACATTTTCACGACCTTGATAGTTTTGAAAACCTCCAACCTACTTTATATTTGACTTTATTTACACACATCTAACTTTCAATGAGGAGAGTGGATACGGCCTTATTCTAACTTATGTGTTTGACAACATGGTTAACGAattatttattttcaaatttaaacagtaatattataaataatataacaatttaaaacaaaacaaaatctATTTTCATGTTAATTAACTAATATTGTAGTTGCAACATTACAATATTTATGAGCCGGATCAGGTTAACTAGCTAACTTCCAAATGTTCAACAAAAAAACCTAAGTTATAAATTATATTAACTTCTAAATATTCATGGGTCTATAAAATCTATACATATTATTATCCGTGACCGCTGTAGTAACAGTATTACCTATATCTCTGTTGCAGCAACACACTTTGTTTCTCAGAAACCCTAGACTGTAACACAGACAGACACCATGACTAGGAGCAACCTTTGTTTCTTGTTGCTCATCACCATCTTGTGGTTGTTGTAGTAATTTCAAGCTGTGTGTGTTAATTTGAGGACGTGACGACGGAAGACCAATGGAAAGGTCCAAGTTGAGTTGTTGATGCTGATAAGCTTCCTGATCAGAGCTAACTCCGCTACTGCTATTTGAATTTGAATCTTCACAAACCAATTTGGTTCCATTAATCTTTGTATTGACATAGTTATCTTTATTGCTGTTGCTAACAATGCTAGCATCTTTGATGATAATGTTGTTATGGCTTGTTATGATTTGAGCTTGTGGTGGAACCGCGGTGGCGATGGTAGCGGACACCGTGGCGTCGTTAAGCGGCCGATGAGTTTGGGGATCGACTCCACGGTTGTAGAGTTTTCTCTTGATGTGAGTGTTCCAGTAATTCTTAATCTCGTTATCGGTTCTTCCAGGTAACCTCGCAGCTATTAGTGACCATCTGcataataataaataaattatgaGTTTTGATATATAAATTATCTATATGATAAAATTTATACAGAAATAAAACGGGCCCAGATAGTTACTAATATATATGTTCATACTTGTTTCCAAGTAAGTTGTGGAGATTGATGATAAGATCATCTTCTTGTTCAGTAAAGTTTCCTCTCTTAAGATCAGGTCTAAGGTAATTAATCCATCTGAGTCTACAACTCTTGCCACATCTCAGCAAGCCTGCAATGAATCAATAATGATATCAAATTCTCAACAATATTATCAGTCTCAAATTTTTGGAAGTCCGGTATAGATCAGTGACAATTTAACCATGACAAAACTATTTAACGATAGTGACAAATTTTGAATCCTATGCGGTATCCGTAACCCGTCATGCACGTCCTCAAAGACACCATGACTATATAATATATTGAAAGAGATCTGAGGAAGACCAtataatatataccagctgctTTTGGAAGAGATCTCCAACAACCTTCACCGTTAGTTTTGATGTAGTTAATAAGACGTTGATCTTCTTCTTTTGTCCAAGCACCTTTGTTTGTGTGTTGTTTCTCGCAGCAAGGAGATCTACCCATGATGGTTTGGGGAGAGAGAGAGGGGAATGAGAATTGTGAGAGAAAAAAGAGGATATAAATGGGAGGTGGTGGTGAAAGAAGGAAAGGAAGAGAAGTGGGAGG containing:
- the LOC127078799 gene encoding myb-related protein 308 is translated as MGRSPCCEKQHTNKGAWTKEEDQRLINYIKTNGEGCWRSLPKAAGLLRCGKSCRLRWINYLRPDLKRGNFTEQEDDLIINLHNLLGNKWSLIAARLPGRTDNEIKNYWNTHIKRKLYNRGVDPQTHRPLNDATVSATIATAVPPQAQIITSHNNIIIKDASIVSNSNKDNYVNTKINGTKLVCEDSNSNSSSGVSSDQEAYQHQQLNLDLSIGLPSSRPQINTHSLKLLQQPQDGDEQQETKVAPSHGVCLCYSLGFLRNKVCCCNRDIGNTVTTAVTDNNMYRFYRPMNI